Proteins from one Nitrobacteraceae bacterium AZCC 2146 genomic window:
- a CDS encoding acyl-CoA dehydrogenase (product_source=KO:K00249; cath_funfam=1.10.540.10,1.20.140.10,2.40.110.10; cog=COG1960; ko=KO:K00249; pfam=PF00441,PF02770,PF02771,PF12806; superfamily=47203,56645), whose amino-acid sequence MTYRAPINDMLLALNHGAGLQAAVKAGHYGGFDGDITAAVLEEAGRFATDVLAPLNRIGDKNGIRLEAGRVTTAPGWPDAYRRWTAAGWNAVSGPEAFGGQGLPLAINAACTEIWSASNIAFGLCPLLTLSAIEALDAHGSDELKSIYLEKLVSGEWTGTMQLTEPQAGSDVGALRTRAERAPDGSYRITGTKIFITYGDHDMTDNIVHFVLARLPDAPAGTKGISLFLIPKFLVNADGSLGARNDIYPSGVEHKLGMHASPTCTMTMGDKGGAIGYLIGEENRGMLCMFTMMNQARVSVGLEGVGIADRAYQQALSFAQERKQGRALGKSGDGMDAIIVHPDVKRMLMQMRALTAAARTICYATAVALDIAARSTDAKARADAAARGALLTPIAKAFSTDIGNEVTSLGVQIHGGMGFIEETGAAQHYRDARITAIYEGTNGIQSIDLVTRKLAANGGASVWALLDELAGIVTRVEASNDPAFGTTSAKLRDALGALERSSKWLLERMSSAPNDALAGATPYLRLFGSTLGGCMLAGEALAARDLGDSHGDPQRYVTLARFFAENISVQAGSLERTVIDSADSVMSSDAVLLA is encoded by the coding sequence ATGACCTACCGTGCGCCCATCAACGACATGCTGCTGGCCCTCAATCATGGTGCGGGGCTGCAGGCCGCGGTGAAAGCTGGCCATTACGGCGGTTTTGACGGCGACATCACTGCCGCCGTGCTGGAGGAGGCCGGGCGCTTTGCCACCGACGTGCTGGCGCCGCTGAACCGCATTGGCGACAAGAACGGTATCAGGCTCGAGGCTGGCCGGGTGACGACGGCGCCGGGCTGGCCGGACGCCTATCGGCGCTGGACCGCGGCCGGCTGGAACGCGGTGTCCGGTCCCGAAGCGTTTGGCGGCCAGGGCCTGCCACTGGCGATCAACGCCGCCTGCACGGAAATCTGGAGCGCCTCGAACATCGCCTTCGGGCTCTGCCCGCTGCTGACGCTGAGCGCGATCGAGGCGCTCGATGCCCATGGCAGCGACGAATTGAAAAGCATCTATCTCGAGAAGCTGGTGTCCGGCGAATGGACCGGCACCATGCAACTGACCGAACCGCAGGCCGGCTCCGATGTCGGCGCGCTGCGCACCCGGGCGGAGCGCGCACCCGATGGCAGCTACCGCATCACCGGCACCAAGATCTTCATTACCTATGGCGACCACGACATGACCGACAACATCGTGCATTTCGTGCTCGCACGATTGCCCGATGCGCCCGCCGGCACCAAGGGCATCTCGCTGTTCCTGATTCCGAAATTCCTCGTCAATGCCGACGGCTCGCTCGGCGCGCGCAACGATATCTATCCGAGCGGCGTCGAGCACAAGCTCGGCATGCACGCTTCGCCGACCTGCACCATGACCATGGGCGACAAGGGTGGCGCGATCGGCTACCTGATCGGCGAGGAAAATCGCGGCATGCTATGCATGTTTACCATGATGAATCAGGCTCGCGTCAGTGTCGGCCTCGAAGGCGTCGGCATCGCCGATCGCGCCTATCAGCAGGCATTGTCCTTTGCGCAGGAGCGCAAGCAGGGCCGTGCGCTCGGCAAGAGCGGCGACGGCATGGATGCCATCATCGTGCATCCCGACGTCAAGCGCATGCTGATGCAGATGCGCGCACTCACCGCCGCCGCCCGCACGATCTGCTACGCGACGGCCGTGGCGCTTGATATCGCCGCACGCAGCACCGACGCGAAGGCCCGTGCGGATGCCGCAGCCCGCGGTGCGCTGCTGACCCCTATTGCCAAAGCGTTTTCCACCGACATCGGCAACGAGGTAACTTCGCTCGGCGTGCAGATCCACGGCGGCATGGGATTCATCGAGGAGACCGGCGCGGCGCAGCACTATCGCGACGCACGCATCACCGCGATCTATGAAGGCACCAACGGCATCCAGTCGATCGATCTCGTCACGCGCAAGCTCGCGGCCAATGGCGGCGCGTCGGTGTGGGCGCTGCTCGATGAATTGGCGGGCATCGTCACGCGTGTCGAAGCCTCCAACGATCCGGCATTCGGCACCACCAGCGCCAAGCTGCGCGATGCGTTGGGCGCACTCGAGCGCAGCAGCAAATGGCTGCTCGAACGCATGAGTTCGGCGCCGAACGATGCGCTCGCCGGTGCCACGCCGTATCTGCGGCTGTTCGGATCGACGCTCGGCGGCTGCATGCTGGCCGGCGAAGCCCTGGCCGCGCGCGATCTCGGCGACAGCCACGGCGATCCGCAGCGCTATGTCACGCTGGCGCGATTCTTCGCCGAGAACATCTCGGTGCAAGCCGGATCGCTGGAGCGCACGGTGATCGACAGCGCGGATTCGGTGATGTCTTCCGACGCGGTGTTGCTGGCGTAG
- a CDS encoding 5'-nucleotidase (product_source=KO:K01081; cath_funfam=3.60.21.10,3.90.780.10; cleavage_site_network=SignalP-noTM; cog=COG0737; ko=KO:K01081; pfam=PF00149,PF02872; superfamily=55816,56300), translating into MIKLRLTIVAATLLLGCAGARVNAQPTSPVDVTVLAINDFHGNLRPPPGGIAIDDPTDKTKKIVVPAGGAAHMATLVRQLRAGKPNSVFVAAGDLIGASPFLSAMFHDEPTIESLSMMGLEIASVGNHEFDEGKDELLRMQNGGCHPTDKCQGPHPFAGATFHYLAASTIETRTGQPVLPPYEIKTFDGIPVAFIGLTLKGTPGLVSPPGVAGLEFKDEAETVNALVPELKARGVEAIVVLIHEGGLPTGDYNECPGISGPIVDIVKKFDKAVDVVVSGHTHRAYTCEIDGRLVTSGDKYGTIVTAIDLKLDRNTRDVISAKANNLIVRTATYAADPAQTALLAAYDKVAAPIANRPAGSITETLSRVPNDAGESPLGDIIADAHLAATSAESTGGAVIAVTNPGGIRANIVRTPDGSVSYGDVFASQPFRNQLVTLTLTGAQIKAILEQQWLDPKRPRILQVSKNFSYAWDNAAAFGERVLPERMMLGGKRIDPTASYRVTVNAFLSVGGDGFTALKDGTAPQVGVYDVDALNAYFGANSPVAPALLDRIIRVN; encoded by the coding sequence ATGATCAAACTCCGCCTCACGATTGTCGCCGCCACGCTGCTGCTGGGCTGCGCCGGCGCACGCGTCAACGCGCAACCGACATCCCCTGTCGATGTCACCGTTCTCGCCATCAACGATTTCCACGGCAATCTGCGGCCGCCGCCGGGCGGCATCGCGATCGATGATCCCACCGACAAGACGAAGAAGATCGTCGTGCCCGCCGGCGGCGCCGCGCATATGGCCACCCTGGTCAGGCAGCTCCGCGCCGGCAAGCCCAACAGCGTCTTCGTCGCGGCCGGCGACCTGATCGGCGCCAGCCCGTTTTTGTCGGCCATGTTTCACGACGAGCCGACCATCGAATCCCTGTCAATGATGGGGCTGGAGATCGCCTCGGTCGGCAATCACGAATTCGACGAGGGCAAGGATGAGCTGCTGCGGATGCAGAATGGCGGCTGCCACCCCACCGACAAATGCCAGGGCCCGCATCCGTTTGCCGGCGCGACGTTTCATTATCTCGCTGCCAGCACCATCGAGACCAGGACCGGCCAGCCGGTGCTGCCGCCTTACGAGATCAAGACGTTCGATGGCATTCCCGTCGCCTTCATCGGCCTGACGCTGAAGGGCACGCCCGGCCTGGTCTCGCCGCCCGGCGTGGCCGGTCTTGAGTTCAAGGACGAGGCCGAGACCGTGAATGCGCTGGTGCCGGAATTGAAGGCGCGTGGCGTCGAAGCCATCGTGGTGCTGATCCACGAAGGCGGATTGCCGACCGGCGACTACAATGAATGCCCGGGCATTTCCGGGCCGATCGTCGATATCGTGAAAAAATTCGACAAGGCCGTGGATGTCGTGGTCAGCGGCCATACCCATCGCGCCTATACCTGCGAGATCGATGGCCGGCTCGTCACCTCCGGCGACAAATACGGCACCATCGTCACCGCCATCGACCTCAAGCTCGATCGCAATACGCGGGACGTCATTAGCGCCAAGGCCAACAACCTCATCGTCCGCACCGCCACCTATGCCGCCGATCCCGCGCAGACAGCCCTGCTCGCGGCCTATGACAAGGTCGCCGCGCCGATCGCCAATCGCCCGGCGGGCTCCATCACCGAAACATTGTCGCGGGTGCCCAATGATGCCGGCGAAAGCCCGCTCGGCGACATCATCGCCGATGCGCATCTGGCCGCGACATCCGCCGAGAGCACCGGCGGCGCGGTGATCGCGGTCACCAATCCCGGCGGCATCCGTGCCAATATCGTCCGCACACCAGACGGCTCCGTCAGCTATGGCGACGTGTTCGCCAGCCAGCCGTTCCGCAATCAGCTGGTGACGCTGACGCTGACCGGCGCGCAGATCAAAGCGATACTGGAACAGCAGTGGCTCGATCCGAAACGGCCACGGATTCTGCAGGTATCGAAGAATTTCAGCTACGCCTGGGACAATGCCGCGGCATTCGGCGAACGCGTGCTGCCGGAGCGCATGATGCTCGGCGGAAAGCGCATCGATCCCACAGCGTCCTACCGCGTCACGGTCAATGCGTTTCTCTCCGTCGGCGGCGATGGCTTTACCGCGCTGAAAGACGGCACCGCGCCGCAGGTCGGCGTCTACGACGTCGATGCACTGAATGCGTATTTCGGTGCCAACAGCCCGGTGGCGCCGGCGCTGCTGGATCGGATTATCAGGGTGAATTGA
- a CDS encoding enoyl-CoA hydratase/carnithine racemase (product_source=COG1024; cath_funfam=1.10.12.10,3.90.226.10; cog=COG1024; pfam=PF00378; superfamily=52096) — protein sequence MTGHLIVTDEDATRVITLRRPEKKNAVTQDMYRAMSEAIDTAQNNPAIRCIIITGGSGVFTAGNDLEDFLKDSAEKAESPRASNAVKFLYSLAQNTKPIIAAVDGIAIGIGTTMLFHCDYVLASTTATFSTPFIHLGLVPEAASSLLMPRTMGHQRAFSTLVMGRKVTAEEAREAGFVNVVVAPGHTEAEARKVAREICELPAEAVAISRKLLKLPPEDLTRRIDQEGHLFGERMKSKEAIAAFKAFFSRKKA from the coding sequence ATGACCGGGCACCTGATCGTTACCGACGAAGACGCCACCCGCGTGATCACGCTGCGACGGCCGGAAAAAAAGAACGCGGTGACGCAGGACATGTATCGCGCCATGAGCGAGGCGATCGACACCGCGCAGAACAATCCGGCGATCCGCTGCATCATCATCACCGGCGGCTCCGGCGTCTTCACCGCCGGTAACGATCTCGAGGATTTTCTGAAGGACAGCGCCGAAAAGGCGGAGTCCCCACGCGCGTCGAATGCCGTGAAGTTCCTGTATTCGCTCGCGCAGAACACCAAGCCGATCATCGCCGCGGTGGATGGCATCGCGATCGGCATCGGCACCACCATGCTGTTTCACTGCGACTATGTGCTGGCCTCGACCACCGCGACCTTCTCGACGCCGTTCATCCATCTCGGCCTGGTGCCGGAAGCCGCTTCCAGCCTGCTGATGCCGCGCACCATGGGCCACCAACGCGCCTTCTCCACCCTGGTGATGGGCCGCAAGGTGACGGCGGAAGAAGCCCGCGAGGCCGGCTTCGTCAATGTGGTGGTGGCGCCCGGCCATACCGAGGCCGAGGCCCGCAAGGTGGCGCGCGAAATCTGCGAGCTTCCGGCGGAAGCGGTGGCGATCTCGCGCAAGCTTCTGAAGCTGCCGCCGGAAGACCTGACCCGCCGGATCGATCAGGAAGGCCATCTGTTCGGCGAACGGATGAAATCGAAGGAAGCGATCGCGGCCTTCAAAGCGTTCTTTTCGCGCAAGAAGGCGTAA